ACATCGAAATCAACTATCACTTTGTCTGCGAACAAGTTGCCACTGGTCATCTCTGCATTCAGTTTGTTGCTAGCCCGGACCAAATCGTTGATATCATGACTAAAGGGCTGCCTGCTTAGCGTTTTTACGCTCTTAGGGACAAGCTCGCTATCCGTTCACAGCAGCTTCACTTGCGGTGGCTTATTATGGATGGTAACTCTATCCCGTGCACAAGTGACGTACTCCCATGCAACTCCTTACTCCGATGTAATTTTGTAGATAAGGGACTGACCAAATCCAATCTaatctccaagtgacctgcgtTGATCAATAGCTTGTAGTCTTATCACTTGTGAACGACTCCTACCAACTGTAAACTCTTGTAAGTAATTGGTTATATATACAATGACTCAACCCTATCATAAGATAAGGGAACACAACACTCATGTCTCTCGAGGTCTAATCATTCTATATTCTCCTTTTGGAGCAGAGATACTACAGCACATCTTGGCCTTTCTTCTAGACATCTATATTCTCCCTTTGGAGCAGAGATACCAAGAGAGGAATGCAGTCTTTTATCTTCCCTATTTGCTCAGCATGTGCTTCTTTCAATGACAACTTATGTAAGataaaaaccaagaaaaaaaaaaggagaactaATATTGATAAGTAAACTAAATGAAATTATGAAAGATATAAACTGTGGCAAGATAAAGTGATATATGAGGATTTcatatagaaaatatatataacaaaatatttttcgtaaaaagaaaggaggtagagagtttcaaaaggaaaagaaaaatgaaaaggaagaagacTTTTTTAGTAGAAGGGGTCGAGGTTTCCGACCaattaataaagaaacaaattttttttttaaatatttaatcatATAAAAAAGACAAAGGGGTGccaaaaaaaataggaaaaataagaaataagaagaaaattaataatGAAAAAGATAAGGTATTTAAGTAaataataagggtaaaataataaaaaaaaagattagacacaaaacaaaaatacatgctttatatatatatatatatatatatattaaatcatcaataatttagaaaagaatCTCACTGATGAAAATATCAAgttatagtttacaaattgttGATCTTGTAGTTCAGGCTGAATCAGACTTGTAAGTATTCAGAGAGTTCATGGGGCTAAACCCCTGCACAACTAGTCATAATCGAGTTGGGCTTAAGCCTGACACTTTTTACCAACCAGGTCGGACTGGCTTGGACTCGATCGggctggaattgacacccctaaattgAGGCATGCCTTTCCCTATTTACATTTTACAAGACAGTATTTATGCACACAACTTCCAACTCGACTAAAAGATCTCAAAAATGTTAGTGGGTCTCGTCCAGGTCTATGGCCCCTGGATGTGGACCTTGCTGAGATGACATGAGATGACCatctttttcactttttcaCTAGGGCTTGGACGGTTTGTTTTTTCAGGTTGTAGAATAATCAGAAAGTGGCAAGTCATTATAACAGAGCATATCATATCCCAATATGCTTTATATGGGACCCTGAGCCTAGGAATATTAGTGGAACTCTGAGTCTAAAGATAAGATACCAAGGACCGACAAAGTGAAAACGTATAGAAGCTTCATCAAGATTTGGGTTTGAAGTTTTAACTTGAACTTCTACTTGTAGAGTTTCAGTTAAGATTCCAGAGACCCAGGCACAAAATTTGGTTCAAAAAATTAAAGTGTAACATGAGCGGGTTCAAGCCACAAGGATTTTAATGCATAGTATCGGGACCGGTTTTAGTTTCTGCCAATATCGATAGTGATACTGATACCGTTATAGATCAGTTGTATCGAATTTTATCGAACTTTTTCCCCTCAAGATATCGATATGggttttttttactatttttcctttcactaTTTCAATACCCCAAATACATTATCAAATAGATACACGATTCGAGGGTCGACCAATCTAATctcaatacattttttttttatgaagatttgttcccaatacctaaaaccatgaaaaCAAGCTAGAGtacatcgtcatcatcatctctctctaaTATGTGCGGTGAAGGCAATTGAAATTGGCTTTGGGTCTCTCGATGGGGGGGGCTTATTTGGTAATATGTTGTATAATTTTGAAAGGAACACTAGgatttaatataaaattttcagaaaaatgcCAATGTggggtggagatttttttactttgtcaagaaaaattAGGGACCCAAAAGTAAAAATCAGTGTCCTGATTGGTGATATCTTGAGTACAAAGATAGATATTAGAATATCAGATAATCTTCATACGAGCTTCATTTGGTGCAAATCCATGCATTAGTATCCCTTCCAATAGGAACAAAGAACACCTAATCTCAAGAGAACTAATTAGCTTCTCCTTGCACTAATCAAGCTCAATATTGTGACCCATTGCAACAAAATTAATAAAGacaaatatgatgatgatgatgatgatggactTTAACACATATAGGTTAGCTCAACTTGAACACATAATTACCTGCCTCAAGTTTTGTGCCTTCAGATGATAACTAATTATCTGTCTTGAAGTGAGCTAActtagtataaaaaaaaaattaagaaaaaaataagtaaaatattctaattttacatcaaaatttcaattttccaTGCATTTGGGTGcaaattaaatttttattggAACATACACATGGCTCACATGCATTCTACGACAAGGGAATACAtgactaggggtgcaagtttggccctgatggccCGAACCCACCCTTGGCCCACCTTGATCCCAAATAAGTACCGACCCAAAACTTTTGGCCATGAGGGCCTGCCCGACCCTGAGTCAgtgtcagggcgggtaagggttgatgtctttggcccgcccagcTCACCCtgaacccggccctgatttttttaccctaactTTTGGCCCGATCCGGCCCTGATTTTTTCCTCTGATGTTAACCctggttgtgaccctgatgttaaccctgaatttaacataattttatatattgtttgacattaagtcattgacacctcaaaactgctaatatatcttctcaccgatctctcttgttttttttactaagaaacttgtaactttgtatttttcatCCCCtttttgttgaatattttatatttttaagttatttcatattttgtagggtcagggtatacccagcccttgatggcaaaccaaggtcagggtcatctcggcccaaccctgaaaaatcagggtcaatcagggttagGGCCAGGGCCATCccggcccgaccctgaaaaatcagggtcaatcagggcgggtaagggttggctGAACCCTAAAGGATAGGGCTAGGGTTAAAGTTTTGCTGCCTTGAGTCAGGGTCaaggcgggtttgggcccaattaaggggacttagggttgggctaaggttttaagaaacccagcccaacccgaccctgttgcacccctataCATGACAGACACCTAGCTGCGCATAATACAATCTaggaatctttttcttttttacaattCATTTCAACTAAACggacaaaaaaagagagagtgaCGTAGAAAATAAGAACTTGAAATGAATGGAAATTACTAACATACAACCACATAATTTACAGAAAGATTTACATGGTTTGGCATGATTGTCAATGTCCACGATAAGTAGAGATTTACTTTACTTCCAATAAAGAATAATGTTACAACTACTTTTTTTACACTCTTTTATATTaaatatggaagaaaaaaaaatctttgctttaaaTATATAACGAAACCTTATACAGGTAATTTATCGAAATATTCAAAATAGTtctaaaaattttccttcaaacATATAGCAAAATCCCATACAGGTAATTTATTGAAATGCTCATAtagtccaaaaaaaatttttcttCGAACATATAACAAAACCCCATATAGGTAATTTATTGAAATACTCATacagtccaaaaaaaaaaaaaaaaatctcgaaAGTTGACGCCCGAGAACCTTGCCATGAACCTGCCAGCTTGCTGAGACCCTTGTAACAACAATAACGCACAATATGGGCTGATCCTCTGAACCTCCAGGCCTCGGGCCTTTAACCACTTATAGTAATAGTCCTCCTTTGTTGTAGTGTTACAGCCCTTTGAAATCCGTCCACTTCACCTtgcaatggaatacaagacactGAAGACATCATAACCCcaacaggagagagagagagagagagagagagacctgtaATGGCACATTAACTGTGAGCATTTTGACTCTCAAACTATTCCTTGACCACAAGAGAAGTTTAATTACAGATAATATGTACTAAGACTGAATGGCCTTGTTAGAATATCTACTTCCTTTACCTTTGCAATATGGAAAAGAAACAATAAATTGGCCATAGTATGGTAAAGAAAAGTAGGTTTCAGGAAACAAACTAAAAAGGAGAAGTTATCATATCCCACAGTATATATAAATAGATACagcctcctcttcttcactggACGACCATCTCTTCTCCAACCCATTTGTATCTTCTTTTGTTGGACATAATGCCAAGGGATAGGGATGTTAGGAATATTAGGGATCCTTTACTGGTTGGTGGTGTGATAGGAGATGTGCTGGACTTTTTTCATAGAAAAGTATCTTTGAAAGTCACCTATGGCTCAAGGGAAGTTAGAAATGGGTGTGAACTTAAGCCCTCAGTAGTAGTTAACCAACCTGTGGTTGACATTGGAGGAGATGATCTCAGAAATTTTTATACACTGGTATGTCTTCCTTCATTGGTTTCATGCACTACAGAAACTGATTAGAACTTCCTTCACTGTTAATTTCAACACATTTTCTGCATATGGTTTGTGGTTTCAAGTGGTTTCTTTATCTTGCAGATCATGGTAGACCCTGATGCTCCAAGCCCAAGTCGCCCAACCCTAAAGGAATATTTGCATTGgttatcctctctctctctctctctctctctctctctctctctctctctctctctctctctaaaaggaGAGGTGTTAGGAATCTTCTACAGATCAAGAAGCATGAAGGCTACCCATACCCATGGCTTCAAATCTAATGACTTttcacctaaaaaataaaataaaatctaatgaCTCCCAACATTGATTACATCAGCTAACAAGTTAACTTTCTTTTCTGAAATTCTGTTAACTAGCTTCCTGTTATGGCTTTCAGGTTGGTAGTAGATATTCCTGCAACTACTGGGGCATCTTTCGGTAAGAAGCTCAACTTCTTAACAATTGAATAATAGtgttacttttttattattaatattattattattattattccttcTCTCTAATCCAGTAGGATAATGGAAATGGATCACCAGAGACAACAAGAGGAGTAACCTCATTAACATTCCATTATTGCATTCCCCCTAGATTTGCACAACAATGCATGACAACATTAATTTGAAAGACTTTGGTCCAATGGTGTTCTCTTAATTTTGCTTATCGACAATTAGGTTATTTgctattacccaaaaaaaataaaaaattaggtttttctttttgggatgaataaaaaaattaggttaTTTGTATATGAAGTTGATATATAtccattttttggtaaaatgaaatttattcaAAAGAGCGTGGAGAATGCACAATTGTTAGGTCAGAAGGCTCCTTCAACTATGAAGTAGAATTTGGTCATACTGTTGTACATGCTTCTGACATGGCTTCTCCTTATGAATATATAAAAAGAGCAAACTCTAAAATACGAAGACAAGTACTAGATATCTTCAATTACCCACTGAACCACTAACAGAATTGAATATTCTAATGAGCTCTCAACAATCAGATTCCACCAAAAACTTTTCATTGGCTTGTGGTCAGGATTCCATGGCTTAgtcaagatttttcttttttttaggacCCATTGACCTACCCAGCCCTGCTCATGTTGATCTTAACATATTTACAGGTTCACACTACTCTCCTGCTATGCTCTAAAACATGTCCCCCACCTATGCACCCACCTATGCACCCATCATTTTATTATGAACACCTCCCAAGGAGCCATGGGGGAAGACAAGTCTCTTCAATCCCACTAAGTGAGTGTACCCTTCAAGTTCAAATTCAAGTTCAGGTACAAGTTCAAGGCATCCCAAACCTTTTGTTTGGCTTCTTGTTATTTGGCTTCCCATCTTTTCGTACATTTCATCAATGAAAAAATAACAGTAGTACACTTAAGAGTTTGCCACTTTGAAGCTAAAGCTATCATTAGAGACCCAACCCTATCATACCAACTAGGGGGAGTGGTGGACATTACTAATTTGGGTCATAAAA
This Macadamia integrifolia cultivar HAES 741 chromosome 10, SCU_Mint_v3, whole genome shotgun sequence DNA region includes the following protein-coding sequences:
- the LOC122091200 gene encoding protein FLOWERING LOCUS T-like; translated protein: MPRDRDVRNIRDPLLVGGVIGDVLDFFHRKVSLKVTYGSREVRNGCELKPSVVVNQPVVDIGGDDLRNFYTLIMVDPDAPSPSRPTLKEYLHWLVVDIPATTGASFGQEIVCYENPRPTIGIHRCVFVLFQQLGRQTVYAPEWRQNFNTRDYANVYNLGLPVAALYFNCQRENGSGGRRPELNLL